A window from Lactobacillus intestinalis encodes these proteins:
- a CDS encoding AEC family transporter produces MTFLIPTKQVVIMFILMVIGWLCYKVKFLHEQTSKDLTKILLYVVSPCLIINSFKQRLTTTRLIQFGVLLVLITFIFIFKILVSHFLFSRIRNEQERTVLKYAGTYTNAGFMGIPLVQAILGSTGVFFAVPYLICYNIFMWTHGINMFQKNHTSLADHFRQVSTNPNIIAAIIGLIVFITQFKIPTLIATPMNYIADINTPLSMIVIGTNLGSINLKKDLINPNVWFGVFVRNIFFPLCVLGILTITPLTQTAKLAVLIMAACPVAGVVVLFSLMSGYDVKFPTKLMCISTLVAVITIPLMICLGMLAL; encoded by the coding sequence ATGACTTTTTTAATCCCAACCAAGCAAGTTGTAATTATGTTCATTCTAATGGTCATTGGTTGGCTTTGTTATAAGGTGAAATTTTTACATGAACAAACTAGCAAAGACTTAACCAAAATCTTGCTGTACGTTGTCTCGCCCTGTTTAATTATTAATTCTTTTAAACAAAGATTAACTACCACACGTCTAATTCAATTTGGTGTCTTGCTAGTCCTAATCACTTTCATTTTTATTTTCAAAATTCTTGTAAGTCATTTTTTGTTCAGCAGAATAAGAAATGAGCAAGAAAGGACAGTCCTAAAGTATGCGGGAACCTACACTAATGCAGGTTTTATGGGCATACCTTTAGTACAAGCAATCTTAGGATCAACAGGAGTATTCTTTGCCGTACCTTATTTAATTTGTTATAACATTTTCATGTGGACTCATGGGATTAACATGTTTCAAAAAAATCATACATCCCTCGCGGATCATTTTAGACAAGTAAGTACCAATCCGAATATTATCGCTGCTATTATTGGGCTAATTGTATTCATCACTCAATTCAAAATTCCAACGCTCATCGCCACCCCGATGAATTACATCGCCGACATTAATACGCCTTTGAGTATGATTGTAATCGGTACTAATCTAGGATCTATTAATTTGAAAAAAGATCTAATAAATCCAAATGTTTGGTTTGGTGTCTTCGTTAGAAACATTTTCTTTCCTTTATGTGTACTAGGTATTTTAACCATAACTCCATTAACACAAACGGCCAAATTAGCAGTTTTAATTATGGCAGCATGTCCAGTTGCTGGCGTAGTTGTGCTTTTTAGCTTGATGAGTGGATATGATGTAAAATTCCCCACAAAACTCATGTGTATTTCAACTTTAGTGGCAGTGATAACCATTCCATTAATGATCTGTCTAGGGATGCTAGCACTTTAA
- a CDS encoding bifunctional metallophosphatase/5'-nucleotidase, translating to MNYKALLTSATVLLAIEGLFSRNSVQAAKKGVTITTYTDTSSNPKNTNILGNSKKHAKDIPVQILGINDLHGGLSRTGNAYIGNNKYVQAGSAIRLGSYLNQAQNYFKQHNKNGYTFRVESGDMVGASPSNSALLQDESTMHALKAMNINIGTLGNHEFDEGLGEFHRIVSGKKPTKIYNSAEMNYPHTPSGLQITIANVVKRSNNKIPFNWKPYIIKTVKTPNGKKTKIAFIGILTKTMPSLTTYKNYHPYKYLDEATTIAKYDRILRKKGIKAIIVMAHTGVASTVDAQGKATTTGASVDILKKLYKIDPHNSVDVYLAGHSHQYANAKVGHTNLVQAIYSGEAYDNVIGYIDPKTHDFVKNSVKSHVFPVLSVKDDPKVKDNAKVKAIVQDADKRVASIVNQKIGEAASATSFTGRDANNKYQENETGDLVVDAQLAQAKKENRENVDFAMTNGGGVRAGLKVKADKSITWGAAQDVQPFGNMLYVVSMTGQQIYDVLNQQYKNGRTYLLISRLKYDFTDNRDSSQSYKVAKVYDNSGKELDLNKKYNVVINDFLKDGGDDFPQFAQGKVLGTATAEDDTEVLVNYIKDQTKAGHPITVPKLDRKNYIPNK from the coding sequence ATGAATTATAAAGCTCTGCTAACGTCTGCCACTGTATTACTAGCGATTGAGGGACTATTTTCTAGAAATTCAGTCCAAGCTGCTAAAAAAGGAGTAACTATTACCACCTATACAGATACCTCTTCTAATCCTAAAAATACGAACATTTTGGGAAACAGTAAAAAACACGCAAAGGATATCCCGGTTCAAATTTTAGGTATTAACGACCTTCATGGAGGACTCAGCAGAACTGGGAATGCTTATATTGGAAATAACAAATATGTGCAAGCTGGAAGTGCTATTCGTTTAGGCTCTTATCTAAATCAAGCTCAAAATTATTTCAAACAACACAACAAAAATGGCTATACTTTTCGTGTTGAATCTGGAGATATGGTAGGGGCTTCTCCTTCTAATTCAGCCCTTTTGCAAGATGAATCAACTATGCATGCTCTCAAGGCTATGAATATCAACATTGGAACTTTGGGTAATCACGAATTTGACGAAGGCCTAGGAGAATTCCATCGAATTGTTTCAGGAAAAAAGCCCACCAAAATTTACAATTCTGCCGAGATGAATTATCCCCACACTCCTTCTGGCCTTCAAATTACGATTGCCAATGTGGTTAAACGATCGAATAACAAAATTCCTTTCAATTGGAAACCTTACATCATTAAGACGGTGAAAACACCAAATGGTAAAAAGACAAAAATTGCTTTTATCGGTATTTTGACTAAGACAATGCCTAGTTTAACCACTTACAAAAATTACCATCCTTATAAATATCTTGATGAGGCAACCACCATCGCCAAGTATGATCGTATTTTACGTAAAAAAGGAATTAAAGCTATTATAGTTATGGCTCATACAGGAGTAGCCAGTACAGTTGACGCGCAAGGGAAAGCTACAACCACAGGTGCAAGTGTTGATATTTTGAAGAAACTTTACAAAATTGATCCCCACAACTCAGTTGATGTTTACTTAGCCGGTCACTCCCACCAATATGCAAATGCTAAAGTGGGCCATACAAATTTGGTTCAAGCTATTTATTCTGGTGAAGCCTATGATAACGTGATCGGTTACATCGATCCTAAAACTCACGATTTTGTAAAAAACAGCGTTAAATCTCATGTATTCCCAGTTTTATCTGTTAAAGATGACCCAAAAGTTAAGGATAATGCTAAAGTTAAAGCTATTGTTCAAGACGCAGATAAACGCGTTGCCTCAATTGTTAATCAAAAAATCGGGGAAGCTGCGAGCGCCACGTCCTTTACTGGCCGAGATGCAAACAATAAATACCAAGAAAATGAAACCGGTGATTTGGTAGTAGATGCTCAACTTGCTCAAGCTAAAAAAGAAAATCGAGAAAACGTCGATTTTGCCATGACTAATGGTGGTGGGGTAAGAGCCGGGTTAAAAGTAAAGGCTGATAAATCCATTACTTGGGGTGCGGCTCAAGATGTCCAACCATTTGGCAACATGCTTTACGTAGTATCGATGACCGGCCAACAAATCTACGATGTCTTGAATCAGCAATATAAAAACGGGCGTACCTACCTATTAATTTCTAGATTAAAGTATGACTTTACAGATAACCGTGATTCTTCCCAATCTTATAAAGTTGCAAAAGTTTATGATAATTCTGGAAAAGAACTTGATCTAAATAAGAAATACAATGTCGTCATAAATGATTTCTTAAAAGATGGCGGAGACGACTTCCCTCAATTTGCTCAAGGAAAAGTATTGGGAACAGCTACCGCAGAAGATGATACTGAAGTACTCGTCAATTACATCAAAGATCAGACTAAGGCCGGTCACCCCATTACAGTTCCAAAACTTGATCGTAAAAACTACATCCCTAATAAATAA
- a CDS encoding MurR/RpiR family transcriptional regulator, producing the protein MSFLSHLENSIPTLPSQERKVAMLIAQEPKRVQTLSISELAKLAHVSNATITRFSKRLNCKNFAELKLNLASSTNVAPSEPKVKVKKETPHRVYDFYNRVLKETSQKLDINQLKKIVKLIKISSRVYIFGIGSSGYTAQEMSQRMLRMGISTFPMTESSIMYMTSSIMDSNDLILAISSTGNTTEIVNAAKLGKKRGAMVVAITGIEDSPLAKLSDIVVAVRNTDFINDARFINSQFSIMYAIDVITTMLLDDPKYREHMAQTIDTILNRKIVKNNKR; encoded by the coding sequence ATGTCATTTCTATCACATTTAGAAAACTCTATTCCCACTCTTCCCTCTCAAGAACGAAAAGTTGCGATGCTTATTGCTCAAGAACCCAAACGGGTACAAACGTTGAGCATTTCTGAACTCGCTAAATTAGCCCACGTTAGTAATGCAACTATTACCCGTTTTTCTAAACGATTGAATTGTAAAAATTTCGCTGAACTAAAACTTAATCTAGCTTCCAGCACGAATGTTGCTCCTTCAGAGCCTAAAGTAAAGGTCAAAAAAGAGACTCCACATCGCGTATATGACTTTTATAATCGTGTATTAAAGGAAACTTCGCAAAAACTAGATATCAATCAATTGAAGAAAATCGTTAAATTGATCAAGATTTCTTCGCGTGTCTATATTTTCGGAATTGGAAGTTCTGGCTATACAGCGCAAGAAATGTCACAAAGGATGCTCAGAATGGGCATTTCAACTTTTCCCATGACTGAAAGTTCAATTATGTATATGACTAGCAGTATTATGGATAGCAATGATCTGATTTTAGCAATTTCTTCTACAGGAAATACTACCGAGATCGTTAACGCTGCTAAATTAGGCAAGAAGCGTGGGGCGATGGTTGTCGCTATTACGGGGATTGAAGACAGTCCTTTAGCTAAGTTGAGCGACATTGTGGTTGCCGTTCGAAATACCGACTTCATTAATGATGCGCGTTTTATCAATTCTCAATTCTCGATTATGTATGCCATTGACGTAATTACCACCATGCTTTTAGATGATCCGAAATATCGTGAACATATGGCACAAACTATTGATACCATTTTGAATCGGAAAATTGTTAAGAATAATAAGCGATAG
- a CDS encoding mucin-binding protein, with protein MIPKNNIKERIRKMDSQREHHAIRKLTTGAASVLIGLTFMGTTGRSVKAATGNENSEAGIELEVKANNTDTSQLEAVSQETTQNNPTSEVTTEMPVAENTKAQTTDQAVTQNDTATETPAQNAQNEATTSHAAETTAPVASQTENNTEVATETAPVQNTETVESQATKNTNSVENQTNTVTTAENNNQVESQPQNNVNTENITVDNSTNEQQVAEKVENSTEAKDSNASTIETQTTEKAETTPEVPAPSAPKADTEVSDKVVNLGETGDKELTTDDKVKDPNKDKEADKVENDNIIDLNAADTEGKVVISATDPNNYPTDAGKLVGDDKYIYQIVTLNDTSSRLVLAINRNDHNDESIYAYVTNSNYSSASQTFEIKVGNNRVITVGNHKYQINNTGKSDVTIDNGNGTTTKVPTENTSTITGQPGWIDTDTISPIYGLGNTTNNNYTALGEIIPVYTENSVIKYYYKDSEGKLHEIEGSDQYPNIIVSGLTGQEFEIKNVDQFKQIINGYYLIPDNFPSGDFKGTLSQFKEGEYYKKVYYEYGSSNVEFYVVYNQISPDGTMRISLFDGDKTTAVESHVVAPGQAVQFSNYNYLGRNPFVTSTPHEVQFIYSQLGSIIPVDEQGNVLGPSVQFNNGSDAFSAGATKAPEILGYTLKYQEQAVITPTGDLSKDIYVVYVPNNASAEVIFQDVTTGTPVVLDTLTTNGSHGYDISFTTNPLDMIKEFENKGYVLVSNGYGEGGHKFDSTNPQSFLITFKHGVFEITPENPGKPDQPINPDDPAPNRPTYPADSDKLTTTITQTIKYVYSNGLTAAPDSVQTITFTAKAYIDKVTGEYVLVDNQGNIIGKADGLTWNADSDTFGEVISPTIPNYTADKTSIPTMTVNRDDNNITITVTYTRTAQKAEFVFQDITDNKEISSNTVEGEFDREINFNPQTVIDQLISQGYELVNNPFVVGTKFKDGEVNPNANKFIITLKHGIEEVTREETVDRVIHYVYQDGSTAKPSITQTATFVGTGTRDKVTGQEILTWSENVILSEVTSPTISGYTPNRLTVSEVEVSHDSSDIEETVTYIAGEQTAEIYYVDIFNSNDPLQLGSDSVIGKFGEEINFNLDPANIIKLYESQGYKLVSNSFTPGTKYGNSEENPDVNVFYVYFTHATKEDTTTVQVSQTINYKYEDGTTARPSNVQTITFTGTGLIDVVTGKLIGDYTWTTDKNYFDAVKSPDIINYTPTIKVVGQSDVITHEDTNRVIDVIYAANIQQATITYIDKTTGQTIKVDSVEGKYKDKINYSTQSVIDELVNKGYVLVSDGFSPDAIFTEGPNKFWVYLEHGIKDADEQTATTNRVIHYVYADGSTARPSVIQTITYKGTGKIDAVTGELIGSYTWTTGSYDEVESPKIQGYSPDILIVESVADVQHTAGNSEVQVTYIANKQSAQITFIDVTDNKVISSSEAVGNYGDKIIFTDNPEELIKQLEAQGYVLVSKSYEGDFNHSFSHDNDNNIFEVRVKHGTESVTDHKTITQTIKYQYENGTMAAQDHVVTLTFTGQGMIDKITGKYVIVNANGDVIGEASGLTWTADNGDTFARVDSPTISGYGPNKLFVEEMVVNQDSNDIVEVITYYAGEQTAEITYIDETTGEILSVDSVLGKLGEDINFTTAPSKVIEQLLASGYELVSNNFTQGTKYGNSEENPNVNIFEVRVKHGVIHVNPENPGKPDTPINPDDPNSPVYPTDSIILDKDVERVIEYVFADGTTAAPSVVQVVKFQGSGYIDKVTGKYITVDQDGKIILDENGKPVEGKLTWVPVSGSWDAQVSPTINGYTPDMSEVLAQVVNPEDANQTVKVTYNANRETAQITYIDETTGQVIRTDYAYDVYDNPITFENDPHKIIEELEKMGYVVVNPSGFTFINGETKYGDSSKDAQVNHFVVRVTHGYVEIKPDDNIKGDDPINPDDPDGPTYPFGADELNKDINRVIHYVYENGTTAKPSVTQTLNFEGTAYIDKVTGQLVQVKDGKIVVDENGKIVQGTITWVASDGTTFEEVVSPSIDGYTPDEDKVQAVDGISADHGDLTETVVYKADKLTAQIEYIDQTTGEVLDSDKVDGVINEVIKFSKDPAEVIATLIKLGYKVVTNDYTEGAVYQKDAQKNIFKVYLVKDTTSGGDDKPDPEPTPDPTPTPDPEPTPDPEPTPEPEPTPDKKPTPEPDEDKPTPSTPDKDDKDKDDSSNKGDAGNKGNNNGGNAGDGNNKVDHEVVVGEASKSEAVDNTSSDQVAESKNAESTEEAPMVYAATVDENAPASEVDHDNGTTNTQEAKERLPQTGVQESKAGIFGLLLAAVGSLFGLAGTRKRKDK; from the coding sequence ATGATTCCGAAAAATAATATTAAAGAAAGAATTCGTAAAATGGATTCCCAAAGAGAACATCATGCAATTCGTAAATTAACTACGGGGGCAGCTTCTGTTTTAATTGGGTTAACATTTATGGGAACTACTGGTCGAAGTGTAAAAGCTGCAACTGGAAATGAAAATAGTGAAGCAGGGATTGAATTAGAAGTAAAAGCAAATAATACTGATACTTCTCAATTAGAAGCAGTTTCTCAAGAAACTACTCAAAATAATCCAACTTCAGAAGTAACAACTGAAATGCCAGTTGCTGAAAACACTAAAGCACAAACTACTGATCAAGCAGTTACTCAAAACGATACTGCTACAGAAACGCCTGCTCAAAATGCTCAAAATGAAGCGACCACTTCTCACGCAGCTGAAACTACTGCTCCAGTAGCTTCTCAAACTGAAAACAACACTGAAGTAGCAACTGAAACTGCTCCAGTACAAAATACTGAAACAGTTGAATCTCAAGCCACTAAGAACACTAATTCGGTAGAAAATCAGACAAATACTGTAACTACTGCAGAAAATAACAATCAAGTTGAATCTCAACCACAAAATAATGTAAATACTGAAAACATAACAGTAGACAACTCTACTAATGAACAACAAGTAGCTGAAAAAGTTGAAAATTCCACTGAAGCGAAAGATTCAAATGCTTCAACCATAGAAACACAAACTACAGAAAAAGCTGAAACTACTCCAGAAGTTCCAGCTCCCTCTGCGCCAAAGGCAGATACTGAAGTTAGTGATAAAGTTGTAAACTTGGGTGAAACTGGAGATAAAGAATTAACTACCGATGATAAGGTAAAAGATCCTAATAAGGATAAAGAAGCTGATAAAGTCGAAAATGATAACATTATTGACTTAAATGCAGCTGACACTGAAGGTAAGGTAGTAATTAGTGCTACAGATCCTAATAACTATCCAACTGACGCTGGTAAATTAGTTGGTGATGATAAGTATATTTACCAAATTGTTACTTTAAATGATACAAGTTCTAGATTAGTCTTAGCGATTAACAGAAATGATCATAATGATGAAAGTATCTATGCTTATGTAACTAATAGCAATTACAGTAGTGCTAGTCAAACATTTGAAATTAAGGTTGGAAACAACAGAGTAATTACAGTTGGTAATCATAAATACCAGATCAACAATACTGGTAAGAGTGATGTAACGATTGACAATGGTAATGGTACTACTACAAAAGTTCCAACGGAAAATACTTCTACTATTACTGGTCAACCAGGCTGGATAGATACGGATACAATTAGTCCAATTTATGGATTAGGCAACACAACTAATAATAACTATACTGCCTTAGGGGAAATCATCCCTGTATATACTGAAAATTCTGTAATTAAATATTACTATAAAGATAGTGAAGGCAAATTACATGAAATTGAAGGTTCAGATCAATATCCAAATATAATTGTTTCTGGTCTTACTGGTCAAGAATTTGAAATTAAAAATGTAGATCAGTTTAAGCAAATTATTAATGGGTATTACTTAATTCCAGATAATTTTCCAAGTGGTGACTTTAAAGGTACTCTTTCTCAATTTAAAGAAGGAGAATACTATAAGAAAGTCTACTATGAATATGGAAGTAGCAATGTAGAATTCTATGTAGTGTACAATCAAATTTCCCCAGATGGAACTATGAGAATTAGTTTATTTGATGGTGATAAGACTACTGCTGTAGAAAGTCATGTTGTTGCTCCAGGTCAAGCAGTACAATTTAGTAATTATAACTATCTTGGCCGTAACCCATTCGTAACTTCAACTCCCCACGAAGTTCAATTTATCTATAGTCAATTGGGTTCAATTATTCCAGTTGATGAACAGGGTAATGTACTTGGACCTTCTGTACAGTTTAATAATGGTTCGGATGCATTTAGTGCAGGTGCAACTAAGGCTCCAGAAATTTTGGGATATACTCTTAAATACCAAGAGCAAGCCGTTATTACTCCAACTGGAGACTTAAGTAAAGACATTTATGTCGTTTACGTTCCAAATAACGCTTCTGCGGAAGTGATCTTCCAAGACGTAACTACTGGAACACCTGTAGTTTTAGACACTTTAACCACTAATGGTAGTCATGGCTATGACATTAGCTTTACTACTAATCCATTAGATATGATTAAAGAGTTCGAAAATAAGGGCTATGTTTTAGTAAGTAACGGCTATGGTGAAGGCGGTCACAAGTTTGATTCTACAAACCCACAATCATTCTTGATTACATTCAAACATGGTGTATTTGAGATTACTCCGGAAAATCCTGGTAAGCCAGATCAACCAATCAATCCTGATGATCCTGCACCAAATCGTCCAACTTATCCAGCTGATTCTGATAAATTGACTACAACTATCACCCAAACAATTAAGTATGTTTACTCAAATGGCTTAACCGCAGCTCCAGATAGTGTACAAACTATTACTTTTACTGCGAAGGCTTACATTGATAAGGTTACAGGTGAATACGTTTTAGTTGATAACCAAGGAAATATTATTGGCAAGGCTGATGGTCTAACCTGGAATGCGGACAGTGATACTTTTGGTGAAGTAATCTCACCAACTATTCCAAACTATACTGCGGATAAAACCAGCATCCCAACCATGACAGTTAACCGTGATGACAACAATATTACTATCACTGTAACTTACACGCGGACTGCACAAAAAGCCGAATTCGTTTTCCAAGACATTACTGATAATAAAGAAATCAGCTCTAATACTGTGGAAGGTGAGTTTGATAGAGAAATCAACTTTAATCCACAAACTGTAATTGATCAATTAATCAGTCAAGGTTATGAATTAGTTAATAATCCATTTGTAGTTGGTACTAAGTTTAAAGATGGTGAAGTAAATCCAAATGCGAATAAGTTCATTATTACGTTAAAACATGGTATCGAAGAAGTAACTAGAGAAGAAACGGTAGATCGTGTAATTCACTATGTTTACCAAGATGGCTCAACTGCTAAACCTTCTATCACTCAAACGGCTACATTTGTTGGAACTGGTACCCGTGATAAGGTAACTGGTCAGGAAATTTTGACTTGGTCTGAAAATGTAATATTGAGTGAAGTAACTTCTCCAACGATTTCAGGATACACGCCAAATAGGTTAACGGTTTCTGAAGTTGAAGTTTCTCATGACTCTTCAGATATCGAAGAAACCGTAACTTATATTGCCGGCGAACAAACTGCCGAAATTTACTACGTAGATATCTTTAATTCTAATGACCCTCTTCAATTAGGTAGTGATTCTGTAATAGGAAAATTCGGTGAAGAAATCAATTTTAACCTAGATCCTGCAAATATCATTAAATTATATGAATCTCAAGGTTATAAGTTAGTTTCGAATAGCTTTACTCCAGGAACTAAGTATGGTAATAGTGAGGAAAACCCAGACGTAAATGTTTTCTATGTTTACTTTACACATGCTACTAAAGAAGACACAACCACGGTTCAGGTAAGTCAAACTATTAACTACAAATACGAGGATGGCACTACGGCTCGTCCAAGTAATGTTCAAACCATTACTTTCACAGGAACTGGGTTGATCGATGTTGTAACAGGTAAATTAATTGGTGACTACACTTGGACTACTGATAAGAATTACTTCGATGCAGTAAAATCACCAGACATTATTAATTACACTCCTACTATTAAAGTAGTCGGTCAATCTGATGTAATTACTCATGAAGATACGAATCGGGTAATTGATGTCATTTACGCAGCTAATATTCAACAAGCAACCATTACTTATATTGATAAAACTACAGGTCAAACTATTAAGGTTGATAGTGTAGAAGGTAAATACAAGGACAAGATTAACTACTCAACTCAAAGTGTAATCGATGAACTTGTTAATAAAGGCTATGTATTAGTAAGTGACGGCTTTAGTCCAGATGCGATCTTCACTGAAGGTCCTAATAAATTCTGGGTATACTTAGAACATGGTATTAAAGATGCAGACGAACAAACTGCTACTACCAATCGTGTAATTCACTATGTTTATGCAGATGGCTCAACTGCTAGACCTTCGGTAATTCAAACCATAACTTATAAAGGAACTGGTAAGATTGATGCCGTAACAGGTGAATTGATTGGTAGCTATACTTGGACTACAGGTAGTTATGATGAAGTAGAATCACCTAAGATTCAAGGTTACAGTCCAGATATTTTAATTGTTGAAAGTGTTGCTGATGTGCAACATACTGCTGGCAATAGTGAAGTACAGGTAACTTATATTGCTAACAAGCAAAGTGCCCAAATTACATTTATTGATGTAACTGACAATAAAGTTATTTCCTCAAGCGAAGCAGTGGGTAACTACGGTGACAAGATTATCTTTACTGATAATCCAGAGGAATTAATTAAACAACTTGAAGCGCAAGGTTATGTTTTAGTAAGTAAGAGCTATGAGGGTGACTTTAACCATAGCTTCTCACATGATAACGATAACAATATCTTCGAAGTGAGAGTAAAGCATGGTACTGAAAGTGTCACGGATCATAAGACTATTACTCAAACTATCAAGTACCAATACGAAAATGGTACGATGGCGGCTCAAGATCATGTCGTAACTTTGACTTTTACAGGCCAAGGAATGATTGATAAGATAACTGGCAAGTATGTAATTGTGAATGCTAACGGAGATGTTATCGGCGAAGCTAGTGGTTTAACTTGGACAGCTGATAACGGCGATACATTTGCGAGAGTTGATTCTCCAACTATTAGTGGCTATGGACCAAACAAATTATTTGTAGAAGAAATGGTAGTAAACCAGGACTCAAATGACATTGTAGAAGTAATCACTTACTATGCTGGAGAACAAACCGCGGAAATTACTTATATTGATGAAACTACTGGTGAAATCTTAAGTGTTGATAGTGTACTTGGTAAATTAGGTGAAGATATTAACTTCACAACTGCTCCAAGTAAAGTAATTGAGCAATTATTAGCATCAGGTTATGAATTAGTTTCAAACAACTTTACTCAAGGAACTAAGTATGGTAATAGTGAAGAAAATCCAAATGTTAACATTTTTGAAGTAAGAGTAAAACATGGTGTGATTCACGTTAACCCAGAAAATCCAGGTAAGCCAGATACTCCAATCAATCCGGACGATCCAAATAGTCCAGTTTACCCAACAGATTCAATCATTCTTGATAAAGATGTTGAACGTGTAATCGAATATGTCTTTGCAGATGGTACTACTGCTGCACCAAGTGTGGTTCAAGTAGTGAAGTTCCAGGGTTCAGGTTACATTGATAAAGTAACGGGTAAATATATTACAGTTGATCAAGATGGTAAGATCATTCTTGATGAAAATGGTAAGCCCGTTGAAGGTAAATTAACTTGGGTACCTGTATCAGGTAGTTGGGATGCACAAGTTTCCCCAACGATTAATGGATACACTCCAGATATGAGCGAAGTTTTAGCTCAAGTGGTAAATCCAGAAGATGCAAATCAAACTGTTAAAGTTACTTACAACGCTAACAGAGAAACTGCCCAAATCACTTATATCGATGAAACTACTGGCCAAGTAATTAGAACTGACTACGCATACGATGTCTACGACAACCCAATCACTTTCGAAAATGATCCACATAAGATCATTGAAGAGCTTGAAAAGATGGGTTACGTAGTAGTCAATCCAAGTGGTTTCACATTTATTAATGGCGAAACTAAGTACGGCGACAGTAGTAAAGACGCTCAAGTTAACCATTTCGTAGTTCGTGTAACGCACGGTTATGTAGAAATCAAACCTGATGACAACATCAAGGGCGATGATCCAATTAATCCAGACGATCCAGATGGTCCAACTTATCCATTCGGTGCAGATGAATTAAACAAGGACATCAACCGTGTAATCCATTATGTATATGAAAACGGTACAACAGCTAAGCCGTCTGTAACTCAAACGCTTAACTTCGAGGGTACTGCATACATTGATAAGGTTACTGGTCAATTAGTTCAAGTTAAGGACGGCAAGATTGTTGTTGATGAAAACGGCAAGATCGTCCAAGGAACTATTACTTGGGTAGCAAGCGACGGTACCACATTTGAAGAAGTCGTTTCTCCAAGTATTGATGGCTATACGCCAGATGAAGATAAGGTTCAAGCAGTTGATGGTATTAGTGCTGATCATGGCGACTTAACCGAAACTGTAGTTTACAAAGCAGATAAGTTAACTGCTCAAATCGAATATATTGATCAAACTACTGGTGAAGTCTTAGATAGTGATAAGGTTGATGGAGTAATTAACGAAGTAATCAAATTCAGCAAGGACCCTGCAGAAGTAATCGCCACCTTGATCAAGTTAGGTTATAAGGTTGTAACTAATGACTACACTGAAGGGGCAGTTTACCAAAAAGATGCTCAAAAGAATATCTTCAAGGTATACTTGGTGAAGGATACAACTTCAGGTGGAGATGATAAGCCAGATCCAGAACCAACTCCGGATCCAACGCCAACTCCTGACCCAGAGCCAACACCAGATCCAGAACCGACTCCGGAACCAGAGCCAACCCCAGATAAAAAGCCAACGCCAGAACCTGATGAAGATAAACCAACTCCTTCAACTCCGGATAAGGATGACAAGGATAAAGATGATTCTTCAAACAAGGGTGACGCTGGTAACAAAGGCAATAACAATGGTGGTAACGCTGGAGATGGCAACAATAAGGTAGATCATGAAGTTGTTGTAGGTGAAGCTTCAAAATCTGAAGCTGTTGATAATACAAGCTCTGATCAAGTTGCGGAATCTAAAAACGCAGAATCTACTGAAGAAGCGCCAATGGTTTATGCTGCAACTGTTGATGAAAATGCGCCAGCATCAGAAGTGGACCATGATAATGGAACCACTAATACTCAAGAAGCCAAGGAAAGATTGCCACAGACTGGTGTACAAGAAAGCAAAGCAGGAATCTTCGGATTACTCTTAGCTGCAGTCGGCTCATTATTCGGACTTGCAGGAACTAGAAAACGCAAAGACAAATAA